In Aristaeella hokkaidonensis, the following are encoded in one genomic region:
- a CDS encoding NUDIX domain-containing protein, giving the protein MEFNPACCSVTGKPDPGCIGCDIVDGKVKLPGGIIHNGRSVVLAADPQIPIPGFLIITAKRHFQSFAELAKDERSEIGDILSCAAKALKELHIADEITLVQEERSHHFHIWIFPAHKWIREQFGSGIQHLREVSRYAVDHADEAVWSKVADTAAEIRAYFDQHMPQACAVTDKETEYVYQRSRSVAVVIRDGKILMERVFYFGHEFFTLPGGGIEPGETPEQAVLRELKEECGLDGTILRPLAVQYKSGGGAEYSFEVSVPEGQEAITGYDPEEPVDNPPLKEVLWMKLDEICERDRAFLWHYGLMAVNGFFNEIKSWGDEISYPRHDA; this is encoded by the coding sequence ATGGAATTCAATCCTGCCTGTTGTTCCGTGACCGGCAAACCGGATCCCGGGTGCATTGGCTGTGATATCGTAGACGGAAAAGTAAAGCTTCCGGGTGGAATCATCCATAACGGCCGTTCTGTCGTCCTGGCTGCGGATCCTCAGATCCCGATTCCCGGTTTCCTGATCATTACCGCGAAGCGGCATTTCCAGTCTTTTGCCGAACTGGCAAAGGACGAAAGATCCGAGATCGGCGATATCCTTTCCTGCGCGGCAAAAGCCCTGAAGGAGCTTCATATCGCAGATGAGATCACCCTGGTACAGGAAGAGCGTTCGCATCACTTCCATATCTGGATCTTCCCCGCGCACAAATGGATCAGGGAACAATTCGGCAGCGGCATTCAGCATCTCAGGGAAGTCTCCCGGTATGCCGTTGATCATGCGGATGAAGCCGTCTGGAGCAAGGTGGCTGATACCGCTGCAGAAATACGGGCATACTTTGATCAGCATATGCCGCAGGCCTGCGCCGTTACTGATAAGGAAACGGAATATGTTTACCAGCGCAGCCGCAGCGTGGCGGTTGTCATCCGTGACGGTAAAATCCTGATGGAACGGGTGTTCTATTTCGGTCATGAATTCTTCACCCTGCCCGGCGGCGGTATAGAGCCTGGTGAAACTCCTGAACAGGCAGTTCTCCGGGAGCTGAAGGAAGAATGCGGGCTGGACGGAACCATCCTCCGGCCGCTGGCTGTACAGTATAAATCCGGAGGCGGCGCTGAATACTCCTTTGAAGTCAGCGTACCAGAAGGTCAGGAAGCAATTACCGGATATGACCCGGAGGAGCCGGTGGACAATCCGCCGCTGAAAGAAGTGCTTTGGATGAAGCTCGACGAAATCTGTGAGCGCGACCGTGCCTTCCTGTGGCATTACGGTCTCATGGCTGTGAACGGCTTCTTCAACGAAATCAAATCATGGGGTGATGAAATCAGTTATCCCCGTCACGATGCATAA
- a CDS encoding NUDIX hydrolase, whose protein sequence is MNSKVNKDHVETLYDARFLRMYDHQYAENRHYFSVSRRKPEDLVAKLPDEAFREMLPDAVTIAVVLHLPGNKTRLLMSYEYRYPIGQFLLSPVAGLLDPEDRQSDDPLVKAAIREIKEETGLTVKASDRVYVLNPCAFSTPGMTDESNAFLCAEITLDNLDDLNQNGAEGSELFNGFELLDREHAQEIFRTGRDKHGNFYSLSAWMVLSIYLAMFNS, encoded by the coding sequence ATGAACAGCAAAGTGAATAAGGATCATGTTGAGACGCTGTATGACGCGCGGTTCCTGAGAATGTACGATCATCAGTACGCGGAAAACCGGCATTATTTCTCCGTGTCCAGGCGAAAACCGGAGGATCTTGTCGCAAAACTGCCGGATGAGGCTTTCCGGGAAATGCTGCCGGACGCTGTCACTATCGCCGTTGTGCTGCACCTGCCGGGAAATAAGACGCGCCTGCTTATGTCCTATGAGTACCGCTATCCGATCGGTCAGTTCCTCCTCAGCCCCGTCGCCGGGCTGCTGGATCCGGAAGACAGGCAAAGTGACGATCCGCTGGTGAAAGCCGCGATCAGGGAGATCAAAGAAGAAACCGGCCTGACAGTGAAGGCCAGCGACCGGGTATACGTCCTGAATCCCTGTGCCTTCTCTACCCCCGGCATGACCGATGAAAGCAACGCCTTCCTCTGTGCGGAAATTACCCTGGATAACCTGGACGACCTGAACCAGAACGGAGCGGAAGGCTCCGAGCTGTTTAACGGTTTTGAACTGCTGGACCGGGAACATGCGCAGGAAATCTTCCGGACCGGGCGGGATAAACACGGAAACTTCTATTCCCTTTCCGCCTGGATGGTACTTAGCATTTACCTTGCGATGTTTAATTCATAA
- a CDS encoding GNAT family N-acetyltransferase, whose translation MERFYFEIPGPERKEAAIDYIKEFYRYNSDINGAGGLPRFLNNYEGWLEKLNLDYTRVPNEEKVPGRTYFLVRESDQRIVGMINIRLTLNEKLKHYGGNIGYSIRPTERGKGYNNINLYLGLKVCDHFGIDSVFMDADLDNPASWKTMEAMGGKRIREYYDDVNAHCTVVDYTIDVKNALAMHPEMEEMILPCSFT comes from the coding sequence ATGGAACGTTTTTATTTTGAAATACCCGGCCCGGAACGGAAAGAAGCCGCCATTGATTATATCAAGGAATTCTACCGGTACAATTCCGACATCAACGGAGCCGGAGGATTGCCCCGGTTTCTAAATAATTATGAAGGCTGGCTGGAAAAGCTGAATCTGGATTATACCCGGGTGCCGAATGAGGAAAAAGTACCCGGCCGGACCTATTTCCTGGTCAGGGAAAGTGATCAGCGGATTGTTGGCATGATCAACATCCGCCTTACCCTGAATGAAAAGCTGAAGCACTACGGCGGAAACATCGGATACAGCATCAGACCTACGGAGCGTGGCAAAGGATACAACAATATCAACCTGTATCTGGGGCTGAAGGTCTGCGATCATTTCGGAATCGACAGCGTCTTCATGGATGCCGATCTGGACAACCCGGCCTCCTGGAAAACAATGGAGGCCATGGGCGGAAAACGGATCCGGGAATACTATGACGATGTGAACGCCCACTGCACCGTCGTCGATTACACCATTGACGTCAAAAATGCCCTGGCGATGCATCCGGAAATGGAAGAAATGATTCTTCCCTGCAGCTTTACCTGA
- a CDS encoding MBL fold metallo-hydrolase — protein sequence MRLNQLTERVWVYPFEEERDRPNLSYIRGDRWSLAVDAGHSEEHIREFYRELEEAGLPLPQLTVLTHWHWDHTFAMHAVHGLTLANERTTQYLRDIRDRLAKEGPAFFLAMHESIQREYADNKPVIVTLPDMVFSGEMTLDPGSCPVRIFQAEAPHTDDSTLIEVPGDKLLIMGDCTGGAFPGWEVDQDLANKLAETIRQVNPETCLPGHWTPLSRDFIIQDLLYGE from the coding sequence ATGAGACTGAATCAACTCACAGAACGGGTCTGGGTATATCCCTTTGAAGAAGAGAGGGACCGCCCGAATCTCAGCTATATCCGCGGAGACCGCTGGAGCCTGGCAGTGGACGCGGGCCACTCTGAAGAACACATCCGGGAATTCTACCGGGAGCTGGAAGAAGCAGGCCTCCCCCTGCCGCAGCTCACCGTGCTGACGCATTGGCACTGGGATCACACCTTCGCCATGCACGCGGTTCACGGGCTCACTCTGGCCAACGAACGGACAACACAGTACCTGCGGGATATCCGCGACCGCCTGGCCAAGGAAGGCCCGGCTTTCTTTCTCGCCATGCATGAATCAATCCAGCGTGAATACGCGGATAACAAGCCGGTCATCGTTACCCTTCCGGATATGGTCTTCAGCGGTGAGATGACGCTGGATCCCGGCAGCTGTCCTGTCCGGATTTTCCAGGCGGAAGCGCCTCATACGGATGACTCCACCCTGATTGAAGTTCCCGGGGACAAGCTCCTGATCATGGGTGACTGCACCGGCGGTGCATTCCCCGGCTGGGAGGTGGATCAGGATCTGGCCAACAAGCTGGCGGAAACCATACGTCAGGTGAATCCTGAAACCTGTCTTCCCGGTCACTGGACTCCCCTGTCCCGGGATTTCATCATCCAGGATCTGCTTTACGGGGAATGA
- a CDS encoding NAD-dependent epimerase/dehydratase family protein: MNILVIGGTRFFGIPMVEALLDTGHDVTIVTRGLSPDSFGSKVKRIILDRTDEKNVRKTLSGRRFDVIIDKLAYCSNDIRSLMEAADFGRYIHMSTTAVYEPKHLNTVESDFDGTAKELIWCGRPDFPYDEIKRQAECALWQKYPDRNWIAVRYPFVIGKDDYTKRLLFYVEHVMKSIPMFIDNVDCQMGFIRSDEAGKFLAFLAEKDFRGAVNGSSEGTISIREMLDYVEQKTGKKAVLNAGGDAAPYNGEPEYSINTDLAASLGFRFSRLHDWIFELLDYYIELLRQDT, translated from the coding sequence ATGAACATTCTGGTAATCGGCGGCACACGGTTCTTTGGCATCCCCATGGTTGAGGCACTGCTGGATACTGGGCATGATGTGACGATCGTTACACGGGGCTTGTCCCCTGACAGCTTCGGCAGCAAGGTCAAACGGATCATTTTAGACAGAACCGATGAGAAAAACGTCCGTAAAACGTTGTCCGGCAGGCGCTTCGATGTCATCATAGACAAGCTGGCCTACTGTTCCAATGATATACGATCCCTCATGGAAGCAGCGGACTTCGGCCGGTACATCCACATGTCCACCACTGCAGTTTATGAACCGAAACATCTCAACACTGTAGAATCCGATTTTGACGGAACCGCAAAGGAACTGATCTGGTGCGGCAGGCCGGATTTCCCCTATGATGAAATCAAGCGTCAGGCGGAATGCGCCTTGTGGCAGAAATATCCGGACCGGAACTGGATTGCCGTACGGTATCCCTTCGTCATCGGAAAGGATGATTATACAAAGCGCCTGCTGTTCTATGTAGAGCACGTCATGAAATCCATCCCCATGTTTATCGACAATGTGGACTGTCAGATGGGCTTTATCCGTTCCGATGAAGCTGGAAAGTTCCTGGCGTTTCTTGCAGAAAAGGACTTCAGGGGCGCCGTCAACGGCTCTTCAGAAGGCACAATCTCCATCCGGGAAATGCTGGACTATGTTGAACAGAAGACCGGGAAAAAGGCAGTTCTGAACGCCGGCGGTGACGCGGCACCCTATAACGGGGAACCGGAATACAGCATTAACACGGATCTGGCTGCGTCCCTGGGATTCCGTTTTTCCCGGCTGCATGACTGGATTTTTGAACTGCTGGACTACTATATCGAATTGCTGCGGCAGGATACCTGA
- a CDS encoding phosphorylase family protein, whose translation MEKLPGFITHSEVLGIEGNTDVCFLHGGYAAPQIACTVETLHILGVKEVFLIGLCGGFAGHLSVGDIILPDKVWSEEGTSRHYLEDPGFAQVTPPFSFETLAAFFQRKGFRVFREPTVTTDAVYRQTYGKEQFWRDIGCAAVDMEASALINLCNLYGIRNAVALMVSDKHPLSENDPSWQWGNAKYGDMLIRYILDCIAFCTGKE comes from the coding sequence ATGGAGAAGCTTCCCGGATTCATCACCCATTCCGAGGTGCTTGGAATAGAAGGAAATACTGATGTCTGTTTCCTCCATGGAGGCTATGCGGCGCCGCAGATTGCCTGCACCGTTGAAACGCTTCACATTCTTGGCGTGAAGGAAGTATTCCTGATTGGCCTGTGCGGCGGTTTCGCCGGTCATCTGTCCGTAGGAGATATCATTCTTCCCGATAAAGTATGGAGCGAGGAAGGAACCTCCCGGCATTATCTGGAGGATCCTGGCTTTGCACAAGTCACCCCTCCCTTTTCTTTCGAAACGCTCGCTGCCTTCTTTCAGAGAAAAGGCTTTCGGGTGTTTCGGGAGCCAACCGTAACCACCGACGCGGTTTACCGGCAGACCTACGGCAAGGAACAGTTCTGGCGCGACATCGGCTGTGCAGCTGTGGACATGGAAGCCTCCGCGCTGATTAACCTGTGCAATCTGTATGGAATCCGGAACGCTGTTGCCCTGATGGTTTCCGACAAGCATCCGCTCAGTGAAAACGACCCTTCCTGGCAATGGGGAAATGCGAAATACGGAGATATGCTCATCCGTTATATCCTGGACTGCATTGCTTTCTGCACAGGAAAAGAATAA
- the tsaA gene encoding tRNA (N6-threonylcarbamoyladenosine(37)-N6)-methyltransferase TrmO: protein MNSIEMKPIGRVENTVSEKKDTAWGENVSSITLEEQYAGGLSGLEQFSHAIILYYLDQAQYMKEKHLQRRPQNREDMPMVGIFSQRAKDRPNRIGMTSVEIVSVSDRTLTVKGLDAVNGTPVLDIKPYYPVYDRKEAVVPGWVNRLMEHYF, encoded by the coding sequence ATGAATTCAATTGAAATGAAGCCGATCGGCCGGGTGGAAAACACCGTTTCGGAGAAAAAGGATACTGCCTGGGGCGAAAACGTCTCATCCATAACGCTTGAGGAACAATATGCCGGCGGCCTGTCCGGACTGGAACAATTCTCCCATGCAATTATCCTGTATTATCTGGATCAGGCGCAGTATATGAAGGAAAAGCATCTGCAGAGACGTCCGCAGAACCGGGAAGATATGCCCATGGTTGGCATCTTCTCCCAAAGGGCAAAAGACAGGCCCAACCGCATCGGGATGACGTCTGTCGAAATCGTCTCTGTCTCGGACCGTACGCTTACCGTGAAGGGCCTTGACGCTGTCAATGGTACCCCGGTTCTGGATATCAAGCCTTATTATCCTGTTTATGACAGAAAAGAGGCTGTCGTTCCTGGATGGGTGAACCGCCTGATGGAGCATTACTTTTAA
- a CDS encoding GNAT family N-acetyltransferase: MLIRKASGEEMLKLWDYPDVNAASPTARFFYQNISSGNADFWTLEHEGELIGELYAFRNIEADHDFADGSSTAYLCAFRIRKEYRGQGLGSKLMETVLADLKSAGFQRATIGVGPEEEQNVRLYHRLGFISKIKNCYADPCAMDENMNPAPDEGFWLLSKEL, translated from the coding sequence ATGTTAATCAGAAAAGCTTCCGGTGAAGAAATGCTGAAGCTATGGGATTATCCGGATGTGAATGCAGCCTCGCCCACAGCCCGGTTCTTTTATCAGAATATCAGCTCCGGAAATGCGGATTTCTGGACGCTGGAGCATGAGGGAGAGCTGATCGGGGAGCTGTATGCTTTCCGGAATATAGAAGCGGATCATGATTTCGCAGATGGGAGCTCCACTGCTTACCTGTGTGCATTCAGGATCCGGAAGGAATACCGTGGTCAGGGGCTCGGCAGCAAACTGATGGAAACTGTCCTGGCCGATCTGAAGTCTGCCGGTTTTCAGCGTGCCACCATCGGTGTCGGTCCGGAAGAGGAACAGAACGTCAGGCTTTATCATCGGCTTGGCTTCATTTCAAAGATCAAGAACTGCTATGCAGATCCCTGCGCTATGGACGAAAACATGAATCCGGCTCCTGATGAAGGTTTCTGGCTTCTGTCAAAAGAACTGTAA
- a CDS encoding DUF5680 domain-containing protein, translating to MIFSEKLQLLRKNKGLTQEELAEKTGVSRQAVAKWEAGQVYPDIFNLIQISNLLNVSVDYLVKDQDCAVRPAAKQDSDMEELIAFRLEANVNTYAAFQNEVDSTRPQSHDFRYENGRYLYHDTYVGGEQFAGEEAVWHDGTAVYAMNYMGRVLDDSFSGNFLKEALRHADRKMPYRGPEYYQAGEYTYRCKVTGDFTWFQGYEEIYRGEIKVYECTFHGGTLR from the coding sequence ATGATCTTTTCTGAAAAACTTCAGCTGCTCAGGAAAAATAAAGGCCTGACGCAGGAAGAACTGGCGGAAAAAACAGGAGTCTCCAGGCAGGCAGTTGCCAAATGGGAAGCCGGACAGGTCTATCCGGACATATTCAACCTGATCCAGATCAGCAATCTGCTCAACGTCAGCGTGGATTACCTGGTAAAGGATCAGGACTGTGCTGTCCGCCCTGCTGCGAAACAGGACTCCGACATGGAAGAGCTGATTGCATTCCGGCTGGAAGCCAACGTGAACACCTATGCCGCATTTCAGAACGAGGTGGATTCCACCCGTCCCCAATCCCACGATTTCAGGTATGAAAACGGCCGTTATCTGTATCACGACACATACGTCGGCGGAGAACAGTTTGCCGGGGAAGAAGCCGTTTGGCACGATGGAACCGCTGTGTATGCAATGAACTATATGGGCAGGGTGCTGGATGACAGCTTCAGCGGGAATTTCCTGAAGGAAGCTCTTCGTCATGCCGACCGGAAAATGCCCTACCGGGGGCCGGAATACTATCAGGCCGGAGAATATACCTACCGCTGCAAGGTAACGGGTGATTTTACCTGGTTCCAGGGATATGAGGAAATCTACCGGGGCGAAATAAAGGTATATGAATGCACCTTCCATGGCGGTACACTCAGGTAA
- a CDS encoding GNAT family N-acetyltransferase — MVQIKPVTQDNLDEVLSLKINDDQTGYVSTTAESLAQAYVYQETAFPFAVYSDQEIVGFIMMGYYETKQYYTLWKLLIDREHQHKGYGRKALELGIAFLKERFHAQEIYTGVIPGNVNAKKLYESVGFRKTGVFENNMEELRLIC; from the coding sequence ATGGTGCAGATCAAACCTGTCACACAGGACAATCTGGATGAAGTGCTCAGTCTGAAAATCAACGATGACCAGACCGGCTATGTTTCCACCACCGCGGAATCCCTGGCTCAGGCCTATGTTTATCAGGAGACTGCCTTCCCTTTCGCGGTTTACAGTGATCAGGAAATCGTCGGCTTCATCATGATGGGTTATTATGAAACCAAGCAGTACTACACCCTATGGAAACTGCTGATCGACCGGGAACATCAGCATAAAGGCTATGGGCGAAAAGCGCTGGAACTCGGTATCGCATTCCTGAAGGAACGTTTCCATGCGCAGGAAATCTACACCGGCGTCATTCCCGGCAACGTCAACGCAAAAAAACTGTATGAATCTGTTGGTTTCCGGAAAACAGGCGTTTTTGAAAACAACATGGAAGAGCTTCGGCTCATCTGCTGA
- a CDS encoding GNAT family N-acetyltransferase, which yields MSLEFRKAGTSDVPVLNSLSKQAFDTDVEVGGTSTGGPPGYMSVPFHMKMARTGHLYKLTENGLIIGGALLFQDGEELNVGRIFINPEHFRKGYGIRMMEAIEDMFTNVKVFTLDTPVWNIRTNAFYTKLGYTEVRRDGDFIYYAKQR from the coding sequence ATGAGTCTCGAATTCAGGAAAGCAGGCACGTCAGACGTGCCGGTGCTGAACAGCCTGTCCAAACAGGCATTTGACACGGACGTTGAAGTCGGTGGCACTTCGACAGGAGGGCCTCCTGGATATATGTCTGTTCCGTTTCATATGAAGATGGCGAGGACAGGCCATCTGTATAAGCTTACGGAAAACGGCCTGATTATTGGCGGAGCTCTTCTGTTTCAGGATGGGGAGGAGCTGAATGTCGGCAGGATATTTATCAATCCGGAACACTTCCGTAAGGGATATGGGATCCGGATGATGGAAGCCATTGAGGATATGTTCACTAACGTGAAGGTATTCACGCTGGATACGCCTGTATGGAACATCCGAACCAATGCTTTTTATACAAAGCTGGGCTATACGGAAGTGAGGCGCGACGGAGACTTTATCTATTATGCCAAACAGCGGTAA
- a CDS encoding MarR family transcriptional regulator, which produces MRISRSGDYIAQIRLIGGRVFEKLLDASGADTFNGPQGKILDALWQQDGLSAHEIGQRTGLANSTLTSMLDRMENAGLVKRIRSTEDRRVVRIFLGPKAQQCKEQYAAVSEEMTGIYFRGFEDEEITSFESMLLRVLDNVREADRNDKSPLSE; this is translated from the coding sequence ATGAGAATATCACGCAGCGGTGATTATATCGCCCAGATCCGCCTGATCGGCGGCCGTGTATTTGAAAAGCTGCTGGATGCTTCCGGTGCGGATACCTTTAACGGCCCGCAGGGAAAAATCCTGGACGCGCTCTGGCAGCAGGACGGTCTTTCCGCGCATGAGATCGGCCAGCGGACTGGATTGGCCAACAGTACGCTGACAAGCATGCTGGACCGGATGGAAAATGCCGGTCTGGTAAAGCGCATCCGTTCCACGGAAGACCGGCGTGTGGTTCGGATCTTCCTCGGTCCGAAAGCACAGCAGTGCAAGGAACAGTATGCTGCTGTGTCGGAAGAGATGACCGGCATCTACTTCCGGGGGTTTGAGGACGAAGAGATCACCTCCTTTGAAAGCATGTTGCTCCGGGTGCTGGACAACGTACGCGAAGCAGACAGAAATGACAAATCTCCCTTGAGCGAATGA
- a CDS encoding flavin reductase family protein, with translation MSKISLSPTNDYCPQTLFLYGTYDENGKADFGLFCWFSYTWDTQLGVMACIGGSKLTKDNIHRQKVFSANLVTEEMLPLADYLGCTDGHNPEKMNLDIEIEKGSVLPVPVLAVSPVVFELEVKDFIQQDDGEIMLCSIRNVLQDETLANGKGTSLDKLNAIAPVKTTCSRYFSWKGTDLGAWGEPMARFSGKK, from the coding sequence ATGAGTAAAATCAGTTTATCTCCTACGAACGATTACTGTCCCCAGACGCTTTTCCTCTACGGAACCTATGATGAAAACGGCAAAGCCGATTTCGGCCTTTTCTGCTGGTTCAGCTACACCTGGGACACGCAACTGGGTGTGATGGCCTGCATCGGCGGCAGCAAGCTGACAAAGGATAACATTCACCGGCAGAAGGTGTTTTCAGCCAATCTGGTTACGGAAGAAATGCTCCCCCTGGCGGATTATCTGGGATGCACAGACGGACATAACCCGGAAAAAATGAACCTGGATATAGAAATTGAAAAAGGCAGCGTACTGCCAGTACCGGTTCTGGCAGTTTCCCCCGTTGTCTTTGAACTGGAAGTCAAGGACTTTATTCAGCAGGATGACGGCGAGATCATGCTGTGCAGCATCCGCAACGTACTGCAGGATGAAACGCTGGCGAACGGTAAGGGTACTTCCCTGGATAAGCTGAATGCGATTGCGCCTGTCAAAACCACCTGCAGCCGCTACTTCAGCTGGAAAGGAACAGACCTCGGTGCATGGGGTGAACCTATGGCCCGGTTCTCCGGCAAAAAGTAA
- a CDS encoding GNAT family N-acetyltransferase: MDNKLTIRDVRTEDAERLVEIYAHYVQNTAVSFEYEVPTVEEFANRIQKISAKYPYVVCLDQDKVIGYAYAGRYSPREAYNWTVTTSIYIDKDHHRKGAGTLLYAALEEKLRERGIVNLLAGIAYVEEEDEYLTHDSVYFHQKMGYAQVARMMTVGKKYDRWYDLLWLQKKL; encoded by the coding sequence ATGGATAACAAACTGACAATCCGGGACGTCCGGACAGAAGACGCGGAAAGACTTGTTGAGATTTATGCCCATTACGTTCAGAATACGGCAGTTTCCTTTGAATACGAAGTGCCGACTGTGGAAGAATTCGCAAACAGAATACAGAAGATCAGCGCAAAGTATCCTTATGTGGTCTGCCTGGATCAGGATAAAGTGATCGGCTATGCGTATGCCGGCCGGTACAGCCCCAGGGAAGCCTATAACTGGACGGTAACCACCTCCATTTATATTGACAAGGATCATCACCGGAAGGGCGCCGGCACTTTACTCTATGCTGCACTGGAAGAAAAACTGCGGGAGAGGGGAATTGTCAATCTGCTGGCCGGAATTGCATATGTGGAAGAAGAGGATGAATACCTGACGCATGACAGTGTGTATTTCCATCAAAAGATGGGATATGCCCAGGTGGCCCGGATGATGACCGTCGGCAAGAAATATGACAGATGGTATGACCTGCTCTGGCTGCAGAAAAAGCTGTAG
- a CDS encoding C-GCAxxG-C-C family protein: MIHQEKAVEYFNRGFHCSQAVLAAYADQCGLTEEKALKLGACFGSGMRKGEVCGACTGALMVLGILYGYDDPENQKSKQTADEVNDRMMDGFAQACGSCLCKEILGYDISKPEEKQQAREKNLFREVCPQMVKNAVNVLEDIIRERRENG, translated from the coding sequence ATGATACATCAGGAAAAAGCAGTTGAGTATTTCAACAGGGGGTTTCACTGCTCACAGGCCGTTCTGGCTGCCTATGCGGATCAGTGCGGCCTGACAGAGGAAAAGGCGCTGAAGCTGGGCGCCTGTTTCGGAAGCGGAATGAGAAAAGGTGAGGTATGCGGTGCCTGTACCGGTGCGCTGATGGTGCTGGGTATCTTATACGGATACGATGACCCGGAAAATCAAAAAAGCAAGCAGACAGCGGACGAAGTGAACGACAGGATGATGGACGGATTTGCCCAAGCCTGCGGATCCTGCCTTTGTAAGGAAATCCTGGGGTATGATATATCCAAACCGGAAGAGAAACAGCAGGCCCGGGAAAAGAACCTGTTCAGGGAAGTATGCCCGCAGATGGTGAAGAACGCGGTCAATGTACTGGAAGATATTATCAGGGAGAGACGAGAAAATGGATAA
- a CDS encoding MarR family winged helix-turn-helix transcriptional regulator, with protein MNQVKQLREYTRELECHLANMNQSDCCQCGVNTSQCFLLVEIGRKPGICVKELAEALRLDKSGISRSVEELVQKGYVNREPSSEDRRSVVLSLTDSGRERFDRIENDMDMKFRKVLSGIETEKREQVLEALRLYNEACRKAECKCE; from the coding sequence ATGAATCAGGTGAAACAGCTGCGGGAATATACCAGGGAACTGGAATGTCATCTGGCAAACATGAATCAATCAGACTGCTGCCAGTGCGGTGTGAATACGTCACAGTGCTTCCTGCTGGTAGAAATCGGCCGAAAACCCGGCATCTGTGTCAAGGAGCTGGCTGAGGCTCTGCGGCTGGACAAAAGCGGCATCAGCCGAAGCGTGGAGGAACTGGTTCAGAAAGGTTATGTGAACCGGGAACCGTCGAGTGAAGACAGACGGAGCGTTGTGCTGTCCCTGACAGACAGCGGCAGGGAGCGGTTTGACAGGATTGAGAACGACATGGATATGAAGTTCCGGAAGGTTCTGTCCGGTATTGAAACGGAAAAGCGGGAACAGGTTCTGGAGGCGCTGAGACTCTATAACGAAGCCTGCAGGAAAGCGGAGTGCAAATGCGAATGA
- a CDS encoding ASCH domain-containing protein, which translates to MTAEEMWNQSGLTGEYDAWSFGDDADTLARLVKDGIKTATCSAYCFYELEKEDLPEAGAYNIILDSNEQAVCITRTTKVYVTPFSQVTAEHAFKEGEGDRSLAYWREVHKRFFTEELKEADLEFDEDMKLVCEEFEVVYTG; encoded by the coding sequence ATGACAGCAGAAGAAATGTGGAATCAATCCGGATTAACCGGTGAATATGACGCCTGGTCTTTCGGGGATGATGCGGACACCCTGGCTCGGCTTGTAAAGGACGGAATCAAGACCGCCACCTGCTCCGCATACTGCTTTTACGAGCTGGAAAAGGAAGACCTGCCGGAAGCAGGCGCATACAACATCATCCTGGACTCCAATGAACAGGCTGTCTGTATCACCAGGACAACCAAAGTATATGTCACGCCTTTCAGCCAGGTGACTGCGGAACATGCATTCAAAGAAGGCGAAGGAGACCGGTCCCTGGCATACTGGCGTGAGGTGCATAAAAGGTTTTTCACAGAAGAACTGAAAGAAGCGGATCTTGAATTTGACGAGGATATGAAACTCGTCTGTGAGGAGTTTGAAGTCGTTTATACCGGCTGA